TAGGCCGCGGTTTTCAGATAGCCCAGCAGCGGATCCCAGCCCGCCATCGTAACGTAGCCGGCCACCCCGGTGATCAGCATCGAGATCGCGATCGGTACCCGCAGCGCCAGCAGCACCAGCAGGAAAACGAAGAAACTTGCACCGATGGCCGTACCGCTCATGCTGGCTGCTCCAGGAATTTCTGTGAGGACGTGTAAAACGCGGTCGCAGCGAGCAGCGCGAAGGATGGCGACATCAGCATGTACGCATACCAGGTCGGCACTCCAAGCAGCATCGAGGTTTCACTGCTGGCCCTGAGATCGACCGTCCCGATCGTCATTCGCCAGGCCACGATTCCAGCGCAGATCGCGAGCAACAAGGCACCGAGACCGTCGAGGCGTGCCCGCATACAGGGGCGCAGGCCGGTCGTGAAGAAGTCGACGAACACGTGGCTGCCGCGCATCTGGCCCCATGGCAGGAACGCGGCGACCGCCACGGCGGACCCGATCTGCACCAGTTCGAAGTCGCCGAGTACGGCGTTGCCGGTCAGCGCGCGGCTCGCGATGCTGAACACCGACATGATGCTGACTGCGACCAGCACCAGTCCGCCGATCGCGGCGAACGTGCGGGAAAGAAGGAACAGCGAGCGACCGATCGGATCCCGTGGCGAACAAACGGGCGTTGCAATGGGTTCGGACATTTGAAGTCTCCCGGTGAGGCGATCCCGGCCGGCGGACGATTCGTCCCCGGACCCGCAGACCGCGGGTCATGTGGCCGCGGGGCGAACCGTGGCGGTCCGCACCGCGGGGTGCCGAATGCTTCAGATCGGGTCGTG
Above is a genomic segment from Azoarcus sp. PA01 containing:
- a CDS encoding TRAP transporter small permease, which codes for MSEPIATPVCSPRDPIGRSLFLLSRTFAAIGGLVLVAVSIMSVFSIASRALTGNAVLGDFELVQIGSAVAVAAFLPWGQMRGSHVFVDFFTTGLRPCMRARLDGLGALLLAICAGIVAWRMTIGTVDLRASSETSMLLGVPTWYAYMLMSPSFALLAATAFYTSSQKFLEQPA